DNA from uncultured Fretibacterium sp.:
GCCTTGGCCTCCGTGGCCTTCTTCGTCAAGCCGGATCTTAGAGTCCAGCTGATCCGCGAGGCCCTGCCCGGTGCCAACTGCGGAGGATGCGGTTACCCCGGGTGCGACGGCTATGCCGAGGGCGTCGTGGCCGACGGGGCGAAGACGAACCTCTGTTCCGTCGGAGGCGCCAAGGTCGCGGCGCGCGTAGCGGAGATCATGGGGGTGCAGGCCGAGGAGACCGTTCCCATGCGTGCTTTCCTGAAGTGCAAGGGGACCCCGGCTCGTTCTCCGCGCACAGTCCTCTACAGCGGCATCCAGGACTGCCGTTCGGCGGCCATCCTGCCCGGCGGGTCCCCCAACGCCTGCCCCTTCGGCTGCATGGGGTTCGGCACCTGCGTCGAGGTCTGCGCCTTCGGGGCTCTCTCCATCGTGGATGGACTGGCCACGGTGGACGCGTCGAAGTGCACCGGCTGCGGCGCCTGTGTCGCCGTCTGCCCGAAATCCGT
Protein-coding regions in this window:
- a CDS encoding RnfABCDGE type electron transport complex subunit B; this encodes MDFMYVLFYPTALMGALGLVFGVLLALASVAFFVKPDLRVQLIREALPGANCGGCGYPGCDGYAEGVVADGAKTNLCSVGGAKVAARVAEIMGVQAEETVPMRAFLKCKGTPARSPRTVLYSGIQDCRSAAILPGGSPNACPFGCMGFGTCVEVCAFGALSIVDGLATVDASKCTGCGACVAVCPKSV